In Rattus rattus isolate New Zealand chromosome 9, Rrattus_CSIRO_v1, whole genome shotgun sequence, a genomic segment contains:
- the C9H16orf72 gene encoding UPF0472 protein C16orf72 homolog: MEERKEEGEAEIQEHGPEHWFSKWERQCLAEAEQDEQLSPELQEEAAAAAQPEHKQQKLWHLFQNSATAVAQLYKDRVCQQPGLSLWVPFQNAATAVTNLYKESVDTHQRSFDIGIQIGYQRRNKDVLAWVKKRRRTIRREDLISFLCGKVPPPRNSRAPPRLTVVSPNRATSTETSSSVETDLQPFREAIALHGLSGAMASISVRSSTPGSPTHVSSGPNASRRRNGLHDVDLNTFITEEMALHLDNGGTRKRTSAQCGDVITDSPTHKRNRML, from the exons ATGGAGGAGCGAAAGGAGGAGGGCGAGGCGGAGATCCAGGAGCACGGGCCGGAGCACTGGTTCTCCAAGTGGGAGCGGCAGTGCCTAGCGGAGGCCGAGCAGGACGAGCAGCTGTCCCCCGAGCTGCAGGAGGAGGCGGCGGCCGCCGCGCAGCCCGAGCACAAGCAGCAGAAGCTGTGGCATCTCTTCCAGAACTCGGCCACGGCAGTGGCTCAGCTCTACAAAG ACCGAGTATGTCAGCAGCCAGGACTTTCTCTCTGGGTCCCTTTCCAAAACGCAGCCACCGCAGTCACCAACCTCTATAAAG AAAGTGTGGATACCCATCAGCGAAGTTTTGATATTGGAATTCAGATTGGCTATCAGCGACGAAATAAGGATGTGCTGGCCTGGGTTAAAAAGCGCAGAAGAACTATTCGTAGAGAAGATTTGATCAGCTTCCTATGTGGAAAGGTTCCTCCACCACGAAACTCTAGAGCTCCCCCAAGACTGACTGTAGTGTCCCCTAACAGAGCTACTTCAACGGAAACTAGCTCATCTGTAGAGACTGATTTGCAACCCTTCCGGGAAGCCATAGCTCTGCATG gTCTTAGTGGTGCAATGGCTAGTATAAGCGTGCGTTCGAGTACCCCAGGCTCTCCTACACATGTAAGCAGTGGACCGAATGCTAGTCGAAGGAGAAATGGACTCCATGATGTCGATTTGAACACTTTCATAACAGAAGAAATGGCACTCCACTTGGACAATGGTGGAACTAGAAAGCGTACCTCAGCCCAGTGTGGCGATGTCATTACAGACTCACCAACCCATAAACGCAACAGAATGCTCTAA